Proteins from a single region of Thunnus albacares chromosome 14, fThuAlb1.1, whole genome shotgun sequence:
- the zgc:113274 gene encoding LOW QUALITY PROTEIN: uncharacterized protein zgc:113274 (The sequence of the model RefSeq protein was modified relative to this genomic sequence to represent the inferred CDS: inserted 4 bases in 2 codons; substituted 2 bases at 2 genomic stop codons) codes for MPRTYMRKTNWGSTPLEEMERAANDVKNGKSTRXVAKDRNVDRSXKKXVKTVRYSGTAEAKRVXSEDLEKELVNHMKELADQFHGLTPKKFCELALELAERNNIPVPSNWKEKGLAEDNIRKNWVILPHSPTYGTTCQ; via the exons ATGCCAAGAACCTACATGAGAAAAACCAACTGGGGCTCAACACCCCttgaagagatggagagagcagCCAATGATGTCAAGAATGGAAAATCCACCAGATAAGTggcaaaagacagaaatgttgacAGATC taaaaagtaagtaaaaacaGTAAGGTACAGTGGGACAGCAGAAGCAAAGAGGGT CTCAGAGGATTTAGAGAAGGAGCTTGTAAACCATATGAAGGAGCTGGCTGACCAGTTCCATGGCCTTACTCCGAAGAAATTCTGTGAACTGGCATTGGAATTGGCAGAAAGAAACAACATTCCTGTCCCCAGTAACTGGAAGGAGAAGGGTTTAGCAG AGGACAACATACGTAAAAACTGGGTCATCTTACCCCACTCTCCAACATATGGGACCACCTGTCAGTGA